One window from the genome of Marinobacter sp. es.048 encodes:
- a CDS encoding glutathione peroxidase → MAGETVYDFTVRDIKGNEKSMAEYQGKVLLIVNTASKCGFTPQFEGLQSLHTELGDKGFEVLGFPCNQFLNQDPGDEDAISQFCSLNYGVDFPMFSKVDVNGDGAHPLFRFLKREAKGLIGSEKVKWNFTKFLVGPDGKVVRRYPPTTKPEDIRADIEKLLPA, encoded by the coding sequence ATGGCAGGCGAGACGGTCTACGATTTCACGGTACGGGATATCAAGGGCAACGAGAAAAGCATGGCAGAGTACCAGGGTAAAGTGCTTCTGATCGTTAATACCGCCAGCAAATGCGGATTCACTCCCCAATTCGAGGGCTTACAGTCCCTACATACCGAATTGGGCGACAAAGGCTTTGAGGTTCTGGGCTTTCCCTGTAACCAGTTCCTGAATCAGGATCCGGGCGATGAGGATGCGATCAGCCAGTTCTGCAGTCTGAATTACGGTGTCGATTTCCCCATGTTCTCCAAGGTTGACGTCAATGGCGATGGCGCTCATCCGTTGTTCCGCTTTCTCAAGCGCGAAGCCAAGGGGCTTATAGGGTCTGAAAAAGTGAAGTGGAACTTTACCAAGTTTCTGGTCGGGCCAGATGGCAAGGTTGTTCGTCGCTATCCGCCCACGACAAAACCCGAAGATATCCGGGCCGACATCGAGAAGCTGCTACCGGCCTGA
- a CDS encoding hybrid sensor histidine kinase/response regulator, producing the protein MSKGFKQRLSYRLTRDTVLVAMALGLVLNVVQITLDYFSAKESMEKEVHALIDISNSPASQIAYNIDVRLAEELLDGLLRHPATIDARITDNDDETMAAASKSSPVSPYRWVSDLLFGSDRVFRQELQVPQLEDLPLGHLTVTIDTYHYGALFLQRAGYTLISGLLKSLILSAALLAIFYFVLTRPMLNVISALSQVRASSPEKVRLPIPANHREDEIGTMVGIINQHLETIDSSLVQLRHAEITMKNYSTQLEQEVEDRTREISEKNEALQRGNRALVKAKEDAVRRARARANFLASMSHEIRTPLNGVLGMLGLALEGELDPAQRNRMEIALNAGESLLGLLNDILDISKVEAGKLSLENIPFSVRHLIEECATLHAQQARRKHIQLVTEIDPDLPENFLGDPTRVRQVLNNLLSNAIKFTDEGSAKIRAGHSGGSLRIDVVDTGIGMSNEGLHRIFSPFSQADVDTTRRFGGTGLGLTLCRQLVERMHGQILVDSREGSGTHFTVTLPLPVHEADSDVAGVDSRLKEIGVAMAIPPDSPHRSPIEAQLRKWGIPIRGASRHPDGILLALASAEDEETLEFAADWQGAGVILADFTGTLPPGKGQHQLLPLPLRRDELLRCLGLAAGLPPADDQLAPSIEPIEHNGTESSLSILLVEDNQVNQLVATSLLKKLGHRADPAENGLKAIQALEQNHYDLVLMDCQMPVMDGYEATQRIRQNPEWKHLPIIAVTANVMQGDREDCLASGMNDYITKPYKRDELRAVIERWRPPVSPEGSGR; encoded by the coding sequence GTGAGCAAGGGCTTCAAACAACGACTTTCCTATCGACTGACTCGGGACACGGTACTGGTTGCAATGGCTCTCGGGCTGGTGCTGAACGTTGTTCAGATAACCCTGGACTACTTCAGCGCAAAGGAGTCCATGGAGAAGGAAGTCCACGCGCTGATCGATATCAGCAACAGCCCGGCCTCCCAGATTGCCTACAATATTGATGTCCGGCTGGCGGAAGAATTACTCGATGGCCTGCTGCGCCACCCCGCCACCATCGATGCACGGATTACCGACAACGATGACGAGACCATGGCTGCAGCCAGCAAAAGCAGTCCGGTGTCGCCCTACCGATGGGTGAGCGATCTGCTGTTCGGCTCCGACCGGGTCTTCCGGCAGGAACTGCAGGTTCCGCAGCTTGAGGATCTGCCACTAGGGCATCTGACTGTCACTATCGATACCTATCACTATGGCGCGCTGTTTCTCCAGAGGGCCGGCTACACGCTGATCAGTGGGCTGTTGAAAAGTCTGATCCTGTCTGCGGCGTTGCTGGCTATCTTCTATTTCGTTCTCACCCGCCCCATGCTCAACGTGATCAGCGCGCTGAGCCAGGTGCGAGCCAGCTCTCCCGAAAAAGTCAGGCTCCCGATACCGGCAAACCATCGGGAAGACGAAATCGGCACCATGGTTGGCATTATCAACCAGCATCTCGAAACCATTGACTCGAGTCTTGTCCAGCTGCGACACGCCGAGATTACCATGAAGAACTACTCCACCCAGCTTGAGCAGGAAGTGGAGGATCGTACCCGGGAAATCTCCGAGAAGAACGAGGCCCTGCAACGCGGTAACCGCGCACTGGTGAAAGCCAAGGAAGATGCTGTTCGCCGGGCACGGGCAAGGGCCAACTTCCTGGCCAGTATGAGCCACGAGATCCGCACCCCTCTCAACGGCGTACTGGGCATGCTTGGCCTGGCACTTGAGGGCGAACTGGACCCGGCACAACGCAATCGGATGGAAATCGCCCTGAACGCCGGCGAGAGCCTGCTCGGGCTGCTCAACGACATACTGGACATCTCAAAAGTAGAAGCCGGCAAACTCAGCCTGGAAAACATCCCGTTCAGCGTCCGGCATCTTATAGAGGAATGCGCAACACTCCACGCCCAGCAGGCGCGCCGGAAACACATTCAGCTGGTTACCGAAATCGACCCGGACCTGCCCGAAAACTTCCTGGGCGATCCGACACGGGTGCGCCAGGTGCTCAATAACCTGCTGAGCAACGCTATCAAGTTTACCGATGAGGGCAGCGCAAAGATTCGGGCAGGCCATTCCGGGGGAAGCCTGAGAATTGACGTGGTCGACACCGGGATCGGAATGTCCAACGAAGGCCTGCATCGGATTTTCTCACCTTTTTCTCAGGCCGACGTCGATACCACACGACGATTTGGCGGTACCGGCCTGGGACTGACACTCTGCCGTCAACTGGTGGAACGCATGCACGGCCAGATCCTGGTGGACTCCCGGGAAGGCAGCGGAACCCACTTCACCGTGACCCTGCCGTTGCCGGTTCATGAGGCAGACAGCGATGTAGCCGGGGTAGACAGCCGACTCAAGGAGATCGGAGTTGCCATGGCCATCCCACCGGACAGCCCACACCGCTCTCCGATCGAGGCTCAGCTCCGGAAGTGGGGCATTCCAATCCGCGGTGCAAGCAGGCACCCGGACGGAATTCTACTGGCGCTGGCCAGCGCCGAGGATGAGGAAACCCTGGAATTTGCCGCCGATTGGCAAGGCGCCGGCGTCATTCTTGCCGACTTTACCGGGACCCTGCCCCCGGGCAAGGGGCAACATCAGCTACTGCCACTTCCATTGCGACGGGACGAACTGCTCCGCTGCCTTGGCCTGGCCGCGGGGCTGCCCCCCGCCGACGACCAGCTTGCCCCCTCCATTGAACCCATTGAACATAACGGCACGGAATCTTCTCTGTCGATCCTTCTGGTTGAGGACAACCAGGTGAACCAGCTGGTGGCAACCAGCCTACTGAAAAAACTCGGTCACCGGGCGGACCCCGCCGAGAACGGCCTAAAAGCCATACAGGCACTTGAACAGAACCACTACGACCTGGTGCTGATGGATTGTCAGATGCCGGTGATGGATGGGTATGAGGCGACACAGAGGATTCGCCAGAACCCGGAATGGAAACATCTGCCGATCATTGCAGTTACGGCGAATGTGATGCAGGGCGATCGGGAAGACTGCCTTGCCTCGGGCATGAACGACTACATAACCAAGCCATACAAGCGTGATGAGCTCCGGGCTGTGATTGAGCGCTGGCGTCCCCCTGTCTCACCGGAAGGGTCAGGCCGGTAG
- a CDS encoding LysR family transcriptional regulator — MDISRVDLNLLVYLDVLLRERNVTKAANHLGITQPAMSNGLRRLRDLFSDPLLVRTSEGMTATERARELQPLVRGILSDIEQAVQEKTPFSALESQRVFRIMASDYAESCLMPRVLRRIRQEAPHVTLDVLTPSDVSFLDVEQGRLDMAINRFDKIPQSFHQKTLWTEYFACLMNARNPVLREPFTLDTYLDASHIWVSKTGFGVGVGVNPKDVQRLGWVDEALSRMGRKRQISVFTRHYQVAMLLAEQHDLIATLPSRAAWLQKDNPNLVVKVPPFEIPPFELKMAWSPLLQHNADHQWLRKLIAEVATEVDTEFAPFGARFEAPDTPQAHHSER, encoded by the coding sequence GTGGATATTTCCCGTGTTGATCTGAATCTGCTCGTCTACCTGGATGTGTTGTTGCGTGAGCGGAATGTTACCAAGGCCGCCAACCACTTGGGTATTACCCAGCCTGCGATGAGCAATGGTCTGAGGCGGTTGCGCGACTTGTTCAGTGATCCGCTGCTGGTTCGAACCAGTGAGGGTATGACGGCCACGGAGCGTGCGCGGGAACTGCAACCGCTGGTACGGGGAATCCTGTCGGATATTGAGCAGGCAGTGCAGGAGAAGACACCGTTTTCGGCTTTGGAAAGCCAGAGAGTGTTCCGGATAATGGCAAGTGATTATGCCGAATCCTGCCTGATGCCCCGGGTTCTGAGACGGATCCGTCAGGAAGCGCCCCACGTCACCCTGGACGTGCTCACCCCCAGTGATGTCAGCTTTCTGGATGTGGAGCAGGGCCGGCTCGATATGGCCATCAACCGGTTTGACAAGATCCCCCAATCTTTCCACCAGAAGACTCTGTGGACCGAGTATTTTGCCTGCCTGATGAACGCCCGTAATCCAGTGCTGAGAGAGCCGTTTACCCTGGATACCTATCTGGACGCCAGCCACATCTGGGTCAGCAAGACCGGGTTTGGCGTTGGCGTGGGTGTTAACCCCAAGGACGTCCAACGTCTGGGTTGGGTGGACGAGGCGCTCTCAAGAATGGGCCGCAAACGCCAGATATCCGTATTTACCCGTCACTACCAGGTGGCCATGCTTCTGGCGGAGCAGCATGATCTGATTGCCACCTTGCCATCCCGGGCGGCCTGGCTGCAGAAAGACAACCCGAATCTAGTGGTCAAGGTGCCGCCGTTCGAGATCCCGCCATTTGAACTTAAAATGGCCTGGAGTCCACTGTTACAGCACAATGCGGATCACCAGTGGTTGCGAAAACTGATTGCCGAGGTGGCCACTGAAGTGGATACCGAGTTTGCTCCGTTCGGGGCCAGGTTCGAAGCGCCGGACACGCCCCAGGCCCATCACTCAGAGCGGTAG
- a CDS encoding GNAT family N-acetyltransferase, whose amino-acid sequence MSIRFRKYSWQLAPGSIRDIRQQVFIDEQKVPPELEWDETDEIADHYLAVMPDNTPAGVARLFSTLEETGHIGRMAILPQYRGQGVGEALLRHLIAESAERFSELRLSAQEHAIPFYQRSGFHVCSDVYDDAGIPHFDMRCLAPALAAEGLSSKDQPMILGSDTDSWLFDTEARLLGLMDSVVGQAGQRIWLYDRLLEHDLYDRHLFRELISALARRHRLSEVRLLIHDDKPLVKRRHMLVELMRRLPSRMELRLVNEDYPVEDQPFILADREGVVYRHDFYRPEGFAKFSDSGRVKLLAENFQRMWDAARPSLELRELPL is encoded by the coding sequence ATGAGCATTCGGTTTCGCAAATATAGCTGGCAACTGGCCCCGGGATCCATCCGTGATATTCGCCAGCAAGTGTTTATTGATGAGCAGAAAGTCCCGCCGGAGCTGGAGTGGGATGAAACCGACGAAATTGCCGATCACTACCTCGCAGTAATGCCGGACAACACCCCGGCCGGAGTGGCCCGGCTGTTTTCGACCCTCGAAGAAACCGGCCATATTGGTCGCATGGCGATATTGCCCCAGTACCGGGGACAGGGGGTCGGGGAGGCACTGCTGAGACACCTTATTGCAGAATCCGCCGAACGATTTTCCGAGCTCAGGCTTTCTGCCCAGGAGCACGCCATTCCCTTCTACCAACGTTCGGGCTTCCATGTCTGTTCGGACGTTTATGACGACGCCGGCATTCCCCACTTTGACATGCGCTGCCTGGCACCGGCTCTCGCCGCTGAGGGTCTCAGCAGCAAGGATCAGCCAATGATTCTGGGCAGCGATACGGATTCCTGGCTGTTTGATACAGAGGCCAGACTCCTGGGTCTGATGGATTCGGTGGTTGGCCAGGCAGGCCAGCGTATCTGGCTTTACGACCGCCTGCTTGAACATGACCTGTACGATCGCCATCTTTTCCGGGAGCTGATATCCGCCCTTGCCCGTCGGCACAGGCTGAGTGAGGTCAGGCTGTTGATCCATGACGACAAGCCCCTGGTGAAGCGTCGCCACATGCTGGTCGAGCTTATGCGTCGGCTGCCAAGTCGCATGGAGCTGCGCCTGGTCAATGAGGACTATCCGGTCGAGGACCAGCCCTTTATTCTGGCGGATCGGGAAGGCGTGGTGTACCGGCATGACTTCTACAGGCCGGAGGGGTTCGCAAAGTTCTCCGATAGTGGGCGCGTAAAACTGCTCGCGGAAAACTTCCAGCGAATGTGGGATGCCGCGCGCCCTTCCCTTGAACTTCGGGAACTACCGCTCTGA
- a CDS encoding cupin domain-containing protein: protein MDMLGGLTPSEFLRDYWQKKPLVIRQAFPDFQCPVSADELAGLACEEGVESRIVIENDDGKPWQLHNGPFSPDRFSSLPEQDWTLLVQGLDHWVPDIADLLEHFRFIPNWRLDDIMASFAPKGGSVGPHYDQYDVFLLQAQGHRRWTFGGHCDHTSPRVEGTPLRILSSWDGEETVTLAPGDMLYLPPGIGHHGVAEDDCITLSVGFRAPTMDDILTGFTDFLCSQSDAADHLNDPDLQVQDNPGTIQPDVVDRLESVIREKLGDRRQLALWFGQFSTAPKSMDIVVPAEEPASPEDVAEAIHAGEQLRWNEGSRFAYYDFPSETALFVDGEQFLLKGDARPVAPLLCSAARVDMAALAGFAGDEALLGLLTTLYNQGSVYFE from the coding sequence ATGGACATGCTTGGCGGACTGACACCCTCTGAATTTCTGCGGGATTACTGGCAGAAAAAGCCGCTGGTTATCCGCCAGGCGTTCCCGGACTTCCAATGCCCGGTCAGCGCCGATGAACTGGCGGGACTGGCCTGCGAGGAAGGCGTGGAGTCCCGGATTGTCATTGAAAACGACGATGGCAAGCCCTGGCAGCTGCACAATGGCCCGTTTTCCCCGGACCGGTTCAGCAGCCTGCCCGAACAGGACTGGACGCTGCTGGTTCAGGGGCTGGACCACTGGGTGCCGGATATTGCCGACCTTTTGGAGCACTTCCGGTTCATTCCCAATTGGCGTCTGGATGACATCATGGCCAGCTTTGCACCGAAAGGCGGCAGTGTCGGGCCCCATTACGACCAGTATGATGTTTTCCTGCTCCAGGCCCAGGGTCACCGCCGGTGGACGTTTGGTGGGCATTGCGACCATACCTCGCCTCGAGTGGAAGGCACCCCTCTGCGGATTCTGAGCAGCTGGGATGGCGAAGAAACCGTTACCCTGGCACCCGGTGACATGCTGTACCTGCCGCCGGGTATCGGCCATCACGGCGTGGCCGAAGACGACTGCATCACCCTGTCGGTGGGTTTCCGGGCGCCGACTATGGACGATATCCTTACCGGCTTCACCGACTTCCTGTGCAGTCAGTCCGACGCGGCGGACCACCTGAACGATCCGGACCTCCAGGTCCAGGACAACCCCGGCACGATTCAACCCGATGTGGTCGACCGCCTGGAGAGTGTCATCCGGGAAAAGCTCGGGGACCGCCGGCAACTTGCCCTCTGGTTTGGCCAGTTTTCAACAGCGCCCAAGAGCATGGACATTGTTGTTCCCGCCGAGGAGCCGGCGTCTCCGGAGGATGTTGCCGAAGCGATTCATGCGGGCGAGCAGTTACGCTGGAACGAAGGTTCCCGTTTCGCTTACTACGACTTTCCCAGTGAAACCGCCCTGTTTGTCGATGGCGAGCAGTTCCTGCTCAAAGGCGACGCCCGGCCAGTCGCTCCGTTACTGTGTTCCGCTGCCCGTGTGGACATGGCTGCCCTGGCCGGGTTTGCTGGCGATGAGGCGTTGCTTGGGCTTCTGACCACGCTCTACAATCAGGGTTCCGTTTACTTCGAATAG
- the purB gene encoding adenylosuccinate lyase produces the protein MELTALTAISPVDGRYGSKVSVFREIFSEYGLIRNRVTVEIRWLQKLAAHPGVTEVPAFSAEANRALDNLVSEFGLEDAERIKDIERTTNHDVKAVEYFIKEKIAGVPELHAVTEFVHFACTSEDINNLSHALMLREGLDHGLLPAMDRVVNKLAQLAHDHAEQPMLSRTHGQTASPTTVGKELANVVHRLRRQVKQIRETELLGKINGAVGNYNAHLSAYPEIDWALNAREFIESLGLDWNPYTTQIEPHDYIAELYDAVARFNTILIDLDRDIWGYISLGYFKQKTVEGEVGSSTMPHKVNPIDFENSEGNLGIANALFSHLSAKLPISRWQRDLTDSTVLRNLGVGFAHSLIAYEASLKGLGKLEINPARLDEDLDHAWEVLAEPIQTVMRRYNIEKPYEKLKALTRGKAMTPEVIKNFAESLDIPEQAKAELMALTPGLYIGNAVDQAQNI, from the coding sequence ATGGAACTCACCGCCCTGACCGCCATTTCCCCGGTCGATGGACGCTATGGCAGCAAGGTCAGCGTCTTCCGTGAAATTTTCAGTGAATATGGCCTGATCAGGAACCGGGTAACCGTCGAGATCCGCTGGCTGCAGAAGCTGGCCGCTCATCCCGGAGTAACCGAGGTCCCCGCGTTTTCCGCCGAAGCCAATCGGGCTCTGGACAACCTGGTCAGTGAATTCGGCCTGGAAGACGCCGAGCGCATCAAGGACATCGAGCGCACCACCAACCACGATGTGAAAGCGGTCGAGTACTTCATTAAGGAGAAAATTGCCGGCGTTCCGGAACTCCACGCCGTCACGGAATTTGTTCACTTTGCCTGCACGTCCGAAGACATCAACAACCTGTCCCACGCCCTGATGCTCCGGGAAGGTCTGGACCATGGCCTGCTGCCGGCCATGGACCGTGTTGTCAACAAACTGGCCCAGCTGGCTCACGACCATGCCGAACAGCCGATGCTGTCTCGCACCCACGGCCAGACCGCCTCCCCGACCACCGTCGGCAAAGAGCTCGCGAACGTGGTTCACCGTCTTCGCCGCCAGGTGAAGCAAATCCGGGAAACCGAGCTGTTGGGCAAGATCAATGGCGCCGTGGGTAACTACAATGCCCACCTGTCCGCCTACCCGGAAATCGACTGGGCCCTGAATGCCCGTGAGTTCATCGAGAGCCTCGGCCTAGACTGGAACCCGTACACCACCCAGATCGAACCACACGATTACATCGCCGAGCTCTATGACGCCGTCGCCCGCTTCAACACGATCCTGATCGATCTGGACCGTGACATCTGGGGCTATATCTCTCTCGGCTACTTCAAGCAGAAAACGGTGGAAGGCGAAGTGGGTTCCTCAACCATGCCCCACAAGGTCAACCCCATTGATTTCGAGAATTCCGAAGGCAACCTCGGCATCGCCAATGCTCTGTTCAGCCACCTCTCCGCCAAACTGCCCATTTCGCGCTGGCAGCGGGATCTGACCGACTCCACCGTACTGCGCAACCTGGGCGTGGGCTTTGCCCATAGCCTGATTGCCTACGAAGCCTCCCTCAAAGGCCTGGGCAAACTGGAAATCAATCCGGCTCGGCTGGATGAAGACCTGGACCATGCTTGGGAAGTGCTTGCCGAGCCGATCCAGACCGTGATGCGTCGTTACAACATTGAAAAGCCCTATGAAAAGCTCAAGGCTTTGACCCGCGGCAAGGCAATGACTCCGGAAGTGATCAAGAATTTCGCGGAGAGCCTCGACATTCCGGAGCAGGCCAAGGCCGAACTGATGGCGCTGACTCCGGGCCTTTACATCGGTAACGCCGTCGATCAGGCACAAAACATCTGA
- the hflD gene encoding high frequency lysogenization protein HflD has protein sequence MSRSLKDQTLALAGVFQAANLVQQIAHNGQCNEASLETSIRSLFATNPENTLDVYGGELRDIREGLVTLSSVLSQQSRQQDIEVLRYALNLIQLESKLNRRSDMLDVIGSRIDQARHTASHFGYTHPNLISNLASVYADTISTFRLRIQVSGNPTVLQQEENAAKVRALLLAGIRSAVLWRQTGGRRWQLIFARKKVIGLASELAEEANRSLYH, from the coding sequence ATGAGCCGCTCCCTCAAGGATCAGACCCTGGCCCTTGCCGGGGTTTTCCAGGCCGCAAACCTGGTCCAGCAAATTGCCCATAACGGCCAGTGCAACGAAGCCAGCCTGGAAACCTCCATCCGCTCCCTGTTTGCCACCAACCCGGAGAACACTCTGGACGTCTATGGCGGCGAACTGCGCGACATCCGTGAAGGCCTTGTCACCCTTTCCTCGGTGCTCAGCCAGCAGTCCCGGCAGCAGGACATCGAAGTGCTGCGCTATGCCCTCAACCTGATCCAGCTCGAATCCAAACTGAATCGCCGCTCTGACATGCTGGATGTGATCGGCAGCCGTATTGATCAGGCCAGGCATACCGCAAGCCATTTCGGGTACACCCACCCAAATCTGATCAGCAATCTGGCCTCGGTCTATGCCGACACCATCAGCACCTTTCGACTGCGTATCCAGGTCAGCGGCAACCCCACGGTACTGCAGCAGGAGGAGAATGCTGCAAAAGTGCGCGCCCTGCTGCTCGCGGGCATTCGCTCAGCCGTGCTCTGGCGCCAGACCGGCGGCCGCCGCTGGCAGCTGATCTTTGCCCGGAAAAAAGTTATCGGGCTTGCCAGTGAGCTGGCCGAGGAAGCCAATCGCTCCCTGTACCACTGA
- the mnmA gene encoding tRNA 2-thiouridine(34) synthase MnmA, whose product MTNAPEASSPNSNANTRVIVGMSGGVDSSVAAWLLKDQDYQVEGLFMKNWDEDDGTEYCTAMTDLADAQAVADAIGIKLHTASFAAEYWDRVFEHFLSEYQAGRTPNPDILCNKEVKFRAFLDYAITLGADYIATGHYARQRPIAGSAGKAQLLKGLDPNKDQSYFLHAVSGDRIARTLFPVGELEKPEVRRIAEQQGFVTHDKKDSTGICFIGERKFKDFLKQYLPAQPGNIETPDGQIIGRHQGLMYHTIGQRQGLGIGGLSKFGDEPWYVAEKDLSRNVLVAVQGKHHPLLFSRGLVSGPIDWVAGEPPAGTFRCKAKTRYRQPDQDCEVVVIEGGVRVDFDDAQRAVTPGQSVVFYDGEVCLGGGVIEETWRDGELLPTRLTGTRPQEETA is encoded by the coding sequence ATGACCAACGCACCCGAAGCCTCCTCTCCAAACAGCAACGCCAACACGCGCGTTATCGTCGGCATGTCCGGCGGCGTGGATTCTTCAGTGGCCGCCTGGCTTCTGAAAGACCAGGACTACCAGGTTGAAGGCCTGTTCATGAAGAATTGGGACGAGGATGACGGCACCGAGTACTGCACGGCCATGACAGATCTGGCCGACGCCCAGGCCGTAGCCGATGCCATCGGCATCAAACTGCATACCGCCAGTTTTGCGGCCGAGTACTGGGACCGGGTTTTTGAGCACTTCCTCTCCGAATATCAGGCCGGACGAACACCCAATCCGGATATTCTTTGTAACAAGGAAGTGAAATTCCGGGCTTTTCTGGACTATGCTATCACCCTTGGTGCCGACTATATCGCAACGGGCCACTACGCCAGGCAACGACCGATTGCTGGTTCCGCCGGCAAGGCCCAGCTCCTGAAGGGACTGGATCCGAACAAAGACCAGAGCTATTTCCTGCATGCCGTCTCCGGCGACCGCATTGCGCGGACCCTTTTCCCGGTCGGCGAGCTGGAAAAACCGGAAGTCCGCCGTATTGCCGAGCAGCAGGGTTTCGTTACCCATGATAAAAAAGACTCCACCGGTATCTGCTTTATCGGCGAACGCAAGTTCAAAGACTTCCTGAAGCAATACCTTCCGGCACAGCCCGGCAATATCGAAACACCGGACGGCCAGATAATTGGCCGGCACCAGGGCCTGATGTATCACACCATCGGCCAGAGACAGGGCCTGGGCATTGGCGGTCTCAGTAAATTCGGGGACGAGCCCTGGTATGTGGCGGAGAAGGACCTCAGCCGTAATGTGCTTGTTGCGGTTCAGGGCAAACACCATCCCCTACTCTTTTCCCGTGGCCTGGTATCAGGACCGATTGACTGGGTCGCTGGCGAACCACCTGCAGGGACGTTCCGGTGCAAGGCCAAAACCCGTTACCGGCAGCCGGACCAGGATTGCGAGGTTGTCGTGATCGAGGGCGGCGTCCGGGTAGACTTTGACGACGCCCAGCGCGCGGTCACCCCTGGACAATCTGTCGTTTTCTACGATGGCGAGGTGTGCCTCGGCGGCGGCGTCATTGAAGAAACCTGGCGAGACGGCGAACTCTTGCCAACCCGCCTGACCGGAACCCGGCCCCAGGAAGAAACCGCATGA
- a CDS encoding NUDIX hydrolase has protein sequence MTWKPHATVAVIVEDEAGRYLIVEEVSGGKVVFNQPAGHIEEDEAILDAVRRETLEETGWKIEPLHFLGIYTYKAPANSVTYYRFCYAARARDRVTEQLDDGIIAAHWLTLDEIRALGDKLRSPLVIQCIEDYRNGRQYPLDVVVDAQTAPSER, from the coding sequence ATGACCTGGAAACCCCATGCTACCGTGGCCGTGATAGTCGAGGATGAAGCCGGCCGTTACCTGATAGTTGAAGAAGTCAGCGGCGGCAAGGTTGTTTTCAACCAGCCTGCTGGCCATATCGAGGAAGATGAAGCCATTCTGGACGCCGTTCGAAGGGAAACCCTTGAAGAGACGGGCTGGAAAATAGAGCCCTTACACTTCCTTGGCATTTACACCTACAAGGCTCCGGCCAACAGCGTTACCTACTATCGTTTCTGCTATGCCGCGCGGGCTCGCGACCGGGTCACCGAACAGCTGGACGATGGCATCATTGCCGCCCACTGGCTAACCCTGGATGAAATCCGCGCGCTCGGAGACAAACTGCGCAGTCCGCTGGTCATCCAGTGCATAGAAGATTACCGAAACGGCCGGCAATACCCGCTGGACGTGGTGGTGGACGCGCAGACGGCGCCCTCGGAAAGATGA
- a CDS encoding pseudouridine synthase, with translation MAELVLFNKPFQVLSQFTDDGASGGDSPRATLADYLRIPGIYAAGRLDYDSEGLLLLTAEGSLQHRIASPSLKMPKTYWVQVEGSISEEALRHLAAGVQLKDGLTRPAKADRTAAPAVWPRVPPVRHRDTIPTSWIELTITEGKNRQVRRMTAAVGFPTLRLIRYRIGDWTLDGLEPGAHRRVTVNLPSPPKPTRRRNAAGARTRRNRKS, from the coding sequence ATGGCTGAACTCGTACTTTTTAACAAACCTTTTCAGGTTCTGAGCCAGTTTACCGACGATGGCGCCTCTGGCGGCGATTCACCGAGGGCCACCCTGGCGGACTATCTGCGGATTCCGGGCATATATGCGGCCGGTCGCCTGGACTACGATTCCGAGGGCCTGCTCCTTCTCACCGCTGAAGGTTCCCTGCAACACCGCATAGCGTCGCCATCGCTGAAGATGCCAAAGACCTACTGGGTGCAGGTAGAGGGAAGCATTTCTGAAGAAGCACTGAGACACCTGGCTGCCGGTGTGCAGCTCAAGGATGGTCTGACCCGGCCGGCAAAAGCCGACAGAACGGCTGCCCCGGCGGTCTGGCCCAGAGTGCCACCGGTACGACATCGAGATACCATTCCGACCAGCTGGATTGAACTGACTATAACCGAGGGCAAGAACCGGCAGGTACGTCGAATGACTGCTGCCGTAGGGTTTCCGACACTTCGCCTGATCCGGTACCGGATTGGTGACTGGACCCTTGACGGTCTGGAACCCGGGGCCCATCGAAGGGTCACCGTCAATCTACCCTCTCCACCAAAACCAACCCGCCGCCGCAACGCCGCCGGCGCCCGAACCAGGAGAAACCGGAAATCATGA
- a CDS encoding cold shock domain-containing protein → MPRGKVKWFNNAKGYGFIIEDGCSDDLFAHFSSVQMDGYKTLKAGQAVTFDKKPSDKGIHAVNIVPDEQPASKVQSGAGSESAAKSGQQESGRDGYPPRAVNA, encoded by the coding sequence ATGCCAAGAGGCAAGGTCAAGTGGTTCAACAATGCCAAAGGGTACGGATTCATCATCGAGGATGGCTGCAGTGACGACCTGTTTGCGCACTTCTCTTCGGTGCAGATGGACGGCTACAAGACCTTAAAAGCCGGCCAGGCCGTAACCTTCGACAAAAAACCCAGCGACAAGGGCATTCACGCGGTCAACATTGTTCCTGACGAGCAGCCTGCCAGCAAGGTGCAGTCTGGCGCCGGTAGCGAATCTGCGGCGAAGTCAGGGCAACAGGAGTCAGGGCGGGACGGCTATCCGCCTCGTGCAGTAAACGCCTGA